The genomic stretch GGGGCTCATGGGGATGGCGGGAGGCTTGCTGGCGCTGGGATTGTGCATCGGGCTGGCGAAATTTCGGCCTGCGGCCCGTCCCCATCTATCCCTTCCCGTCGCAACGGCGCGGGTGATTCTGATCACCCGCCTTCCAACGCCGAGCCATCCACCCTCGTTTTTACCCTCACCCTCACCTTCCCCCACGCGGACACCGCGGGCCCAGCGAATGGTGATTACAGGAACGGGAGGCATCGGCCTGCGGCTGCGAAAAGGGCCGGGGCTTCTCTACCCTGTAGTCACGATCCTGAAGGAAGGAACATCCCTCCGGGCATTCCCGGACTCTGTCGAGGCGGATGGCCTGCGCTGGCGTCGGGTTCAGACCGAGGATGGAGCCTTCGAGGGATGGGTGGCGGAATCCTATCTGGCCCCGGCGGAATAGCGCCTTGAAGACCCTCTCTTCACCGGTGGATTTTCTGGCTGGGAACCCCTCCCCGAAACGGGGAGGGGGGATTTTTATGCTCCCCCTTCCCTACGAGGGAAGGGGGTTGGGGGGGTAGGTCCAAGAACCCCTTCCCTACGAGGGAAGGGGGCCAGGGGGGTTAGGTCCGAGGACTCCTCCCCCTCCCCGTGTCGCACAGGGGACTGGGGAAAGATTCACGTCAGCTCCGGCTGGATCAGCCCGTAGTTGCCGTCTCGCCGGCGGTAGACCAGGTTGATGCTGGCCGTTTCTGGATTGTAGAAAATGAAGAAATCGTGGCCCAGGAGCTCCATCTGCTCGATGGCCTCCTCCGGCGTCATGGCCGTGATCTCGAACCGCTTGATCTTCACAATGCGTCCCGCAGGGCCGCCGGTTTCTCCGGGGGAAGCGGACTCCAGCGACTCCGCGCGGATCCTCCCTTCCCGGCGCCCTTTGAAGCGTTCGATCCGCCGTTCCATCTTATCCACCACCAGGTCGATCGCCGCTAAAAGATCGGCGTGGCGCTCCTCGGCGCGCAGGAGGATACCTGGGGTCATCCGCAGGGTGAGCTGAGCGATCTGACGCTGATCCCGGCTTCGGGTGTTCTCCTGGGCCAGCTCCAGCTCGGCCTGAGAGATGGTAGGCAGAAATCGCTCCAGGCGCGCGATTCGCTTTCGGGCATATGTTTCAATCTGATCGGTGATCTCGATGTTCCGCCCCCGAATAATTAGCTCCATAGCCTTCCTCCATTGGCGCAGATGGAACTGGAGTGCTATCGCTGGCCTTCTCCGGGTGGACCCGGGGGTCCGGCCTGACCCCTAAACCGGGCCTTTCTCTTCCCTTTCAATGAGGCTCGCGGGGAAAGCGTGACCGCTCGGCCTAACAACCCTCCTGTTGAAGGATCACGCGGGCCAGGGTGAACCCCCAGACCGATCGGGCCCCTGCCTGATAGAGGGCCGCCGCGCAGGCCTCCAGCGTCGCCCCGCTGGTGCACACATCGTCCACCACGACGATCCGCTTCCCTAATACCCAGCGGGGATCCGCCATGAAAGCCCCGCGCACGTTCTCCCGACGGGCGTTCTGATCCAGTCCGACCTGGGATGGAGTAGACCGAACCCGATGCAGCGCCTGAGGGCAGAACGGAATCCCCACGCCTTCCGCCAGGGCCCGGGCCAGCATGGCGGCCTGATTGTATCCCCGCTGGCGCTGGCGCGCCCTGGAGGTGGGGACCGGAACCAGCAAGTCAGCCTCCATCGCGAAGCGGGCCCATCCTTCCACCATCCCCACGCCCAGAGCCTGGGCGAGACGATATCGCCCATGGAATTTTAGCCGATGCAGCGCCCGCCGGATGGGGCCCGAATAGAGGTAACAGGATCGGACGCCGTCCAGATGCAGGGGATCCTCTTTACAGCGTGGGCACCGCCCTTCCTTTGACCAGGGGATACCACATAGAGAACAAACGGGAGGCATCAGCGGGCTCGCGGCGGTGTCACAGGTCGGGCACCAGGACCACCCGGGGCGCCCGCATCCGGCGCAACGAGGGGGGAACAGGAGGTCGAGCGCCTCCTCCCTCAGGCGAGCGATCCACCCGGAGAAGCGAAACGAGGACAAGGGATCCCTGACCGTTCCGAGAAATTCAACGCGGGAAGCCGCCGCTGAACTGCTTGATCACGATCAACAGGGCCGGTCCCAGGAGGACGACAAACATAGCCGGGAAGATCAGGAAGACCAGCGGGAAGAGCATCTTGATCGGGGCCTGTCGGGCCAATTCCTCGGCCCGCTGCCGGCGGCGCAGGCGCATCTGATCTGCCTGGATGTGAAGCACCTTAGCGATGCTGACTCCCAGCTGCTCCGCCTGAATGATCGCGGCCACAAACGTGGTCATCTCCGGTAGATCCACGCGGGCAGCCATATCCCGCAGCGCGTCCTTCCGCGAGCGCCCGAGGGCGATTTCCTGGAGCACCCGTGCGAAGGCTTTCCCCAGCTCGTTGTTCCATCGCTCCGCCACCCGCTGCATGGCCGCATCGAACCCCAGCCCGGCCTCTACGCAGATCACCAGCAGGTCCAGGGCATCCGGGAGTGTTCTCAGGATCTCCTTCTTACGCCGGGCGATCTGTTGATTGAGCCAGAGCATCGGGTAATAGAAGCCCAGTCCGCCGATCGCCAGGCTCAGGGCCCATCGCTGGAGGGCCGGGGCGCGCAGCAGCAGCACATAGATCAGGCCGAAAAGGAAGAGGCCGGCTATGATCCGCAGCCCAAAGAACTCCGCCGCCCCCAGGCGGACCGGGTTGCCCGCCAGCTCCAGCCGGCGCCGCGTGTCCTCGATGATCGATTGAGGCGTGAAGCGGCTGATGAATTCCGCGATCTGACGAAGGATGGGGACGATCACACGCTGGGTGAAGGGAATCGAAAGCTCGACCTCCTCCAGTGTCACCGGCACATCCCGGGCGGCGAACTCTGCCAGGCGGGCCTGGAGCACCTCTTCCTCGCGGGGGGCGCCCAGGCCGATCACCAGGGCCACGGCGATCACCCCTACAGCCAGAATTCCTAAGATCAGGACCAGACTCAACATCTCCTTACACCTCGATCTGGACAATCCGCCGGATTACGAAGTAGCCGACCAGCATCATCACCGCTGTGCAGGCGATCATGAAGTAGCCTAGGATCCCACTGTTGAAGAAATTCAACATGTAGTTTCGATTGATCCCAAACAGGACAAGACCCAGGAGAATCGGGAGGACCATCAGCACATATCCGCTGAGGGTTTGCTGGGCCGTCAACGCCCGGATTTCCCCCTTGATTCGCACCCGCTCCCGAATGGTGAAACTGATGGTATCCAGGATCTCCGCCAGATTTCCCCCTATCTCGCGATGGATTAAGATCGCCGTGACCAGCATCTCCAGGTCATCGCTGTGCACCCGACGCAGCATGTTCTGGAGCGCCTGATCGAGGGAGAGACCCAGCTGTTGCTCTTTCACCACCCGATCGAACTCGGTGGAGATCGGCGGGGGAAGCTCGCGGGCGACGGCCTCCATGGCCTGAAGAATGCTGTAGCCGGCGCGCAACCCATTGACCATCAGATTGATGGCATCGCCGAGCTGGGCATTGAAGGCCTGGAGCCGTCGTCGCTGCCGCCATGCGACATAGAAGCGTGGCGCAAAGAAGCCGGCGATCAGACCCAGCATGGCCAGAGGAACGAACCGGAAGAACAGCTGGGCCAAGAGGAGCCCTATCATCGCCGTCAGGATCTGGATGACCAGGAACTCCCCCGGGGTGACCTTCAGATCGGCCCGGGCCAGTTGAAGCCGCAGGTCCTCCGCGAATCCCCGCCCGGCGATGGCCCGATTCAAGCTTTCGCTGAACGGCATCGTCCGGCGAGGAGGAGTTGGGCGAGACGGCTCCTCACCCCGACGCCCTGGACGAGGAGCGGCATATCGCTCCAGCCGCTCGACGACAATTTCCTCCTCTTCCCCGCCAAAGATATAGAGAAGCAAAAGGATGAGGATCAGAATCCCTCCTCCGACCAGCACATACGTTTGCCAGGCCATGGCTTCCCCCTGCATCTTTCATTTCCCACGGCCCGGAGGGGTCTGGGAAGGGAAGAAGAGCCATCCCCTTCTGGAATCCGGGCCAGCCGGCACAAGAACCGGCCGCTACCTTCGCCCGGCGCCGAAAATCGAGGGCGGCAGCCGGATGCCGGCTGCCTCCAGGCGGTCCATGAAGCGGGGGCGGATCCCGGTCGGGATCAAGCGGCCAACGATCTTTCCACCTTCCATCCCATATTGCTCGAACTTGAACAGCTCCGTGGTGGTGATCACCTCTCCTTCCAGCCCCTGGATCTCCGTGAGCGAGATGATCTTACGGGAACCATCGCGCATGCGCGCCGTCTGGACGATCAGGTCGATCGCCATAGCGATCTGCTCCCGGATCGCCCGGTGGGGCAGATCGGTCCCCGCCATCAACACCATGTTCTCCAGACGGGCCAGGGCGTCGCGGGGGCTGTTGGCGTGGATGGTGGTCATGGAGCCCTCATGGCCGGTGTTCATCGCCTGGAGCATATCGAAGGCCTCACCGCCGCGGCACTCGCCGACGATGATTCGATCCGGACGCATCCGTAGGGCGTTGATCACCAGATCCCGCATGGTGATCTCGCCTTTCCCCTCGATGTTGGGCGGGCGGGTCTCCAGGGTCACCACGTGCTCCTGGCGCAGCTGCAGCTCCGCCGCGTTCTCAATCGTGATGATCCGCTCCCCCTCCGGGATAAATCCGGAGAGGATGTTCAGCAATGTCGTCTTCCCGGAGCCCGTCCCGCCGGACACCACGATATTGATCTTCGCCTGAACGCAGGCTTTGAGGAACTCCATCACCTCGGGCGTGGCCGAGCCCAGGCGGATCAGGTCGTCCACCGTAAGCGGCGTGCGGTAGAACTTTCGGATGGTCACCACCGGGCCGATGAGGGAGATGGGCGGGATCACGATGTTCACGCGGGATCCGTCCGGCAGCCGGGCATCCACGTAAGGCATGCTCTCATCCACCCGGCGCCCCAGCGGGGCGACGATGCGCTCGATGATGCGCATCAAGTGCTCCTCATCCTCGAAGACCACATTCGTCCGCTCGATCTTCCCGTTGCGCTCGATGTAGACCTTCTTGGGGCCGTTCACCATGATCTCCGTGATGGAGTCATCTTTCAGCAGGGGCTCCAGGGGGCCGAAGCCCAGGATCTCGGCGACGATCTGCTCAAAGAGCCGTTGTCGCTCCAGGCGGCTGAGGACGATGTGATCCTCCATCAGAACGGCATCGAACTTCTCCTCGATCATCGCCCGCAACTCGTCGGTGCGGGAGAAATCGAGAGTAGGCTCCAGTTCCGAGAGGAGCTTCGCTTGGATACGGCTCTTGAGATCCACATATGCATCCCGCATCCCCCCCGTTGTAGGGAGCGGACGACGAGGAGGGACAGATGAGGGTTCAGGAGTCGGGGCGGCGCGCGCCGGCTCAGGGTTCGGAGAAGTCGAGGGAGAGGGCTGGGCGCCCTGAATTCGCTTTAAGAGAGACATCACTCCACCTCCTTATGTTAACGTTTCCCCATGGCGGGAGAACCCCTTCCCACCCCTTCCCGCTTTCAACGACCGCTCCGTTTTCGTGCCTCCTCGACCTCCTGAGGGGCAAACAGCGCCTCCTCGACCCGCCCGGCCAGCTGGAGGATCGCCTGAGCGATGGGTTTGGATCGCTGGGCGACCAATGGGGCTCCTTTATTGATGGAGCTCAGCACGGTGATCTCATCCCAGGGGATCTGAGCGCTCACCGGATGCTTGAGGGCCTGCTCCACCATCTCCGCGGTGATCCCGAAGCGGCGATCCATCTTGTTCAGGATCATACGGGTCTTCTGCGGTGGGTAGTTCAACTGGGTGATGACATCAAAGAACAGGCGAGCGTTCTTGATCGCCGGCACATCGGGGGTCACCACCAGCGCGATCTGTTCCGCCTCGTCCAGGATCAGCAGCGTGGCATCAGTGAGCTGGGTGGTGGTGTCGATCACCACGATATCGAAGAGGGTTCGGGCCATGTGCAGGATCCGCTTCATCGCATCGGCGGTCACATACTCCGCCAGCTCCGGACGTGGGGGGGCCAGGAGCACTTTCAACCCGGAGGCATGGGACACCAGGGAGAGGGTGAAGGCCTCTGGATCCATCTCCTCCAGCCGGGCCAGGTCCGCAATGCTACGGGGCCCCTGCAAGTTCAGGAACACCCCGATGTCTCCAAAGGGCAGCGAGGCGTCGATCAGGGCCACGCGGCGCTCTGGCTTCTGCAAAGCCACCGCGAGGTTCACGGCGATGAGCGTGGTGCCGACTCCTCCCTTGGGGCTGTAAACCGCCACGACCTTCCCCTGGGCGCCACGGCCACCTCCGGGCAACGGCCCCGTTGGAGGCAGCACCGGCGGCGGCCGGCGCATCCGATGCACCCGACGAACGGTGGCCACCAGCTCGTCGGCCGAGAAGGGTTTGGAGAGAAAGTCCCGGGCTCCGGCCAGCATCGCCCGCCGCAGATAGTCCGCATCGCTCTGAACCGACATCATCACCACCTGGGTGAGGGGCGCCACCTCCATAATTTGCTCCACCGCTGCGATCCCGCTCATTCCCGGTAGGTTGATGTCCAGCAGGACGACATCTGGCTGAAGGTCCCGGGCCAGCCGAATCCCCTCCTCTGCGCTGGCTGCGCTGCCCACCACCTCAATGTCCGGCTCAAACATGAGGAGCTTCTTCAAATTCTCCCGCGTCTCGTGGACATCGTCCACGATCAGCACACGAATCCGCGAGTCCGCCATTGGATCTCCTCGACGAGCACAGTCTGGAATGCCTGAACCGA from Thermoflexus sp. encodes the following:
- the hpf gene encoding ribosome hibernation-promoting factor, HPF/YfiA family yields the protein MELIIRGRNIEITDQIETYARKRIARLERFLPTISQAELELAQENTRSRDQRQIAQLTLRMTPGILLRAEERHADLLAAIDLVVDKMERRIERFKGRREGRIRAESLESASPGETGGPAGRIVKIKRFEITAMTPEEAIEQMELLGHDFFIFYNPETASINLVYRRRDGNYGLIQPELT
- a CDS encoding SH3 domain-containing protein, whose product is MGMAGGLLALGLCIGLAKFRPAARPHLSLPVATARVILITRLPTPSHPPSFLPSPSPSPTRTPRAQRMVITGTGGIGLRLRKGPGLLYPVVTILKEGTSLRAFPDSVEADGLRWRRVQTEDGAFEGWVAESYLAPAE
- a CDS encoding CpaF family protein, with the protein product MSLLKRIQGAQPSPSTSPNPEPARAAPTPEPSSVPPRRPLPTTGGMRDAYVDLKSRIQAKLLSELEPTLDFSRTDELRAMIEEKFDAVLMEDHIVLSRLERQRLFEQIVAEILGFGPLEPLLKDDSITEIMVNGPKKVYIERNGKIERTNVVFEDEEHLMRIIERIVAPLGRRVDESMPYVDARLPDGSRVNIVIPPISLIGPVVTIRKFYRTPLTVDDLIRLGSATPEVMEFLKACVQAKINIVVSGGTGSGKTTLLNILSGFIPEGERIITIENAAELQLRQEHVVTLETRPPNIEGKGEITMRDLVINALRMRPDRIIVGECRGGEAFDMLQAMNTGHEGSMTTIHANSPRDALARLENMVLMAGTDLPHRAIREQIAMAIDLIVQTARMRDGSRKIISLTEIQGLEGEVITTTELFKFEQYGMEGGKIVGRLIPTGIRPRFMDRLEAAGIRLPPSIFGAGRR
- a CDS encoding ComF family protein — protein: MLVPVPTSRARQRQRGYNQAAMLARALAEGVGIPFCPQALHRVRSTPSQVGLDQNARRENVRGAFMADPRWVLGKRIVVVDDVCTSGATLEACAAALYQAGARSVWGFTLARVILQQEGC
- a CDS encoding AAA family ATPase, whose amino-acid sequence is MADSRIRVLIVDDVHETRENLKKLLMFEPDIEVVGSAASAEEGIRLARDLQPDVVLLDINLPGMSGIAAVEQIMEVAPLTQVVMMSVQSDADYLRRAMLAGARDFLSKPFSADELVATVRRVHRMRRPPPVLPPTGPLPGGGRGAQGKVVAVYSPKGGVGTTLIAVNLAVALQKPERRVALIDASLPFGDIGVFLNLQGPRSIADLARLEEMDPEAFTLSLVSHASGLKVLLAPPRPELAEYVTADAMKRILHMARTLFDIVVIDTTTQLTDATLLILDEAEQIALVVTPDVPAIKNARLFFDVITQLNYPPQKTRMILNKMDRRFGITAEMVEQALKHPVSAQIPWDEITVLSSINKGAPLVAQRSKPIAQAILQLAGRVEEALFAPQEVEEARKRSGR
- a CDS encoding type II secretion system F family protein, whose amino-acid sequence is MLSLVLILGILAVGVIAVALVIGLGAPREEEVLQARLAEFAARDVPVTLEEVELSIPFTQRVIVPILRQIAEFISRFTPQSIIEDTRRRLELAGNPVRLGAAEFFGLRIIAGLFLFGLIYVLLLRAPALQRWALSLAIGGLGFYYPMLWLNQQIARRKKEILRTLPDALDLLVICVEAGLGFDAAMQRVAERWNNELGKAFARVLQEIALGRSRKDALRDMAARVDLPEMTTFVAAIIQAEQLGVSIAKVLHIQADQMRLRRRQRAEELARQAPIKMLFPLVFLIFPAMFVVLLGPALLIVIKQFSGGFPR
- a CDS encoding type II secretion system F family protein; amino-acid sequence: MAWQTYVLVGGGILILILLLLYIFGGEEEEIVVERLERYAAPRPGRRGEEPSRPTPPRRTMPFSESLNRAIAGRGFAEDLRLQLARADLKVTPGEFLVIQILTAMIGLLLAQLFFRFVPLAMLGLIAGFFAPRFYVAWRQRRRLQAFNAQLGDAINLMVNGLRAGYSILQAMEAVARELPPPISTEFDRVVKEQQLGLSLDQALQNMLRRVHSDDLEMLVTAILIHREIGGNLAEILDTISFTIRERVRIKGEIRALTAQQTLSGYVLMVLPILLGLVLFGINRNYMLNFFNSGILGYFMIACTAVMMLVGYFVIRRIVQIEV